From Phaeodactylum tricornutum CCAP 1055/1 chromosome 23, whole genome shotgun sequence, one genomic window encodes:
- a CDS encoding predicted protein: protein SAGAFVLLGFPISMGGIVSHLSNYNQPHVQVYVVRILWMVPIYSVESWLAMRFHKHAIYIETLRDLYESYVLYSFLQFLIQVLGGEEALILLLKDKSPTRGVHMWGLQYCGLKPWLMGQPVRRSCKFGVLQYVLLKFFFSIAVMILERHGLYKEGNFTYKGGYLYICVLTNISQCWALYCLIFFYYATKNELAAIRPVGKFLSVKALVFFTWWQSVVIAILYKMNMIPHYSVGQDTNWTPEDVAKAIQDYLICMEMFLAAVVHTFVFPHSEY from the exons TCCGCTGGCGCCTTTGTACTACTGGGATTTCCCATTTCCATGGGAGGGATCGTGTCGCATTTGTCCAATTATAACCAACCACACGTGCAAGTCTACGTGGTACGCATTTTATGGATGGTACCCATTTATTCCGTCGAAAG TTGGCTCGCCATGCGCTTTCACAAACACGCTATTTACATTGAAACGCTCCGGGACTTGTACGAATCCTACGTCCTCTACAGCTTTTTACAGTTCCTCATTCAAGTTCTGGGTGGCGAAGAAGCTCTCATCTTGTTGTTGAAGGACAAGTCTCCTACCCGTGGGGTCCACATGTGGGGACTCCAGTACTGCGGCCTCAAACCGTGGCTTATGGGACAACCCGTCCGACGCTCC TGTAAATTCGGGGTTCTCCAGTACGTGCTCCTGAAATTCTTTTTCAGTATCGCCGTCATGATTCTGGAAAGACACGGACTCTACAAGGAAGGAAACTTCACCTACAAGGGCGGATATCTCTATATTTGTGTATTGACCAACATATCCCAGTGCTGGGCCTTGTATTGTCTCATATTCTTTTACTACGCCACGAAAAACGAACTCGCCGCAATTCGACCCGTCGGAAAATTTCTTTCCGTCAAGGCCCTCGTCTTTTTCACCTG GTGGCAGTCGGTAGTAATTGCAATCTTGTACAAAATGAATATGATACCGCACTACAGCGTAGGGCAGGACACGAACTGGACCCCGGAAGATGTGGCCAAGGCGATTCAGGACTATTTGATTTGTATGGAAATGTTCTTGGCCGCGGTAGTGCACACCTTTGTCTTTCCGCATTCGGAGTAT